The Coffea arabica cultivar ET-39 chromosome 6e, Coffea Arabica ET-39 HiFi, whole genome shotgun sequence genome contains the following window.
GTCTTACTATCAATATCCTTTGGCAAATTTGGAAAGCCAGGAACAAAAAACTTTTTGAACAAGCCAACCAGGATCCAGTAAAAATAGTAAGGAAAGCACAGGAGGAATGGCTTGAGTTTGAACAGGTAGGGAGTACAGACCAGAAGGAGATCGCAGGGAAGCTGAATGATGCCTTACCTACCAGGAGAGTGCGGCCAAGGAAGGAAGAGATAAGGCTGTATACCGATGCAGCGATATCAGCTAAACGAGTCAGGACTGGACAAGGGATTATAGCAAGAAATTGGAAAGGGCAGCTTTTGAAAGCAAAAGGAATTGTCACACAGGGAAAGGGATCGGCAAGTGAAGTGGAAGCTCGGGCTGTGAGAAATGCTCTGCTGATGGCTACCCAAGCAGGTTGGACACAAATTATAGTCCATACAGACTGCAAATCAGTGGTAGAGCAGATTACTAAACGCAAGGAGTATGACTACACGACTGCAACTATCTTAGAAGATGTGCAGGAACTTAGTCTAACTTTTGAAAAATGTTCCTTTGTGTTTATACCTAGAACTGAaaatcacatcagccatcaattAGCACAATATGCTGTGAAGCTTGTACATGATATTGAATGGGAAACTGATTTCCCAATTTGGCTGACTGATTTAGCTAGGACAGAGTTGAGGGTAGTATCCCCTTTTTTGTAACTAATCCTTGTATGGTCAAGTGTTAATATCTATAACATGATAccgtttgttggaaaaaaaaaaaaaaaaaacactaggAGGAACAGAGTGGTGGTAAAAGCTATCGAGGCAGTTAATTGTTTCCTTACTTGGATTCGGATGTACAAGATAGGGGTGGCGGTGCAATTTAGCGGTGTTGAAGATGTGCGAGTATCCAGTAGTATAGTCCCGGCCGGCCGGCCAGCTTTAAAACACCAGCACCCGAGAGTCAGTCACTCATTTTCCTCCTCCTCAGGTCAGGATTCATTCAGGTGCTAGGCGGCGGCGGCTAGACGACGGtgatttcttcttctcctcctcctcccttcTATTGGATTAGCCAGCCTCGTAGAGATGGATGCCAGCCAGGGAGGAGGGTGAGGCAAGGGGTTATTTGATTTTTAGTCCCATCGGCAGCCATCCATCATGCTACTAGACTAGCACGTAGTACCCACCGCAGCAAACAAAAATCAACCGCCCGACCGCCTGCTCTATATTTTGAGTACCATTTTGTTTTCCCTTCTGGGTGGGAGTGGGACCCGGTCATCTCTCCTTATCAGTTAGCATTCATGGGTCATCACCACCGGCTGTAGTAGGCCCGTAGAGCAGTATTTCACCTGGGGCTTGGGGAAGTTTGATTCCTTAGGAACAGTATCCCATTTTCAGAACACCCTTTAATCCTTCTCAAGAGTTGGTAAAATACAAATATAGTATTCGGTTGATTGCAAGGGAAAATGCTTGAAagcttttttcttctttttccttctcgcATATTTGCGTATTTGGTCGGGgaaaaaagtttttttaaaaaaaataaagtctaGCATTTATTTACCCTACATTTTTCTACAAATTTATtagttttttaaataaaaaccaTAATTTCATTGGAGATTCGTACTATTAGCATAGAGTACATTAAAACGTGGCAagtatatatatacaaatttGAAAATCAGTTGAGACAATATCGAAACACGACATATGATTAGAAATTCAATCGTGAAAACATAAAATAGATTAGAAGCCGTTTGGATTCTGAGTTTAGAGTTTttgtttgtaaaaaaaaaaaatttatacggTAGCAATATGATATATGTTaggtaaaaaaataattgaaaatttttttttgattgatttttgaggAGAAAAATGGAATGATATGAACAAAGAGAGGGGCAAAGAACCTAATCAATTTGTTGAATTGTCATTTCTATCTAAAAGTAGGCaaaatgaaggaaaaggaaaccGAATTCAATGGAATAATATAAATTTGTTTGAAAGGTTaatttttcttatcttttctagtTAAATAACACTTCATCATTTCCTTCCGTTTTTTATCCCTTCATCAGCCCAAACAAAAtttcaatatttcttttcattctTCTTCCATATTTAATCCAAGTACAATGGATAAGAACTACTTTCCTCTACTAcctgttcttttccttttcactatcgtcctttattttcctttcccttcatttCTTTTAATCTAAACGGTGCCTAAGGATAATTTTATTCTTTAACATAAATTAGGAGATAAATTGAGAATAAGATATTTATCCTTTACCATTAATTAGGAGATAAATTGAGAatcagacttttttttttctggtgtcCAGAATAAGATTCTTTACCGATAGAGTTACAGTAAGCAAATTGAGTATAAAATTCTTTAGTGGTCGAATTATAGGAAgtaaattaaatataaaattctaTAGTGGTAGATTTATaggatgtgtttggattgcagattttcaaagaaaaattactaTATTTTCCGTTGATACacttttcaatcacctttttacttcatat
Protein-coding sequences here:
- the LOC113695565 gene encoding uncharacterized protein translates to MWKCLQNCLPVNEQLSKRLHRGEGRCGCCGEDMETIEHLFFFCEKAVETWKLAPVRWDGLLGMQYNFWLWWEQVTQSLALNQGQERVSLTINILWQIWKARNKKLFEQANQDPVKIVRKAQEEWLEFEQVGSTDQKEIAGKLNDALPTRRVRPRKEEIRLYTDAAISAKRVRTGQGIIARNWKGQLLKAKGIVTQGKGSASEVEARAVRNALLMATQAGWTQIIVHTDCKSVVEQITKRKEYDYTTATILEDVQELSLTFEKCSFVFIPRTENHISHQLAQYAVKLVHDIEWETDFPIWLTDLARTELRFWYLQFRKAPSRRRFVFRFWTPFSSVPPQLSASV